In a single window of the Coregonus clupeaformis isolate EN_2021a chromosome 10, ASM2061545v1, whole genome shotgun sequence genome:
- the LOC121574927 gene encoding leucine-rich repeats and immunoglobulin-like domains protein 2, with the protein MAEGWPIPPALFLLSLSACWGLDSCPAPCSCLRGSDEIQILDCNRKRLSAAPLDPPHGITHLTMNHNDLTTVPYLGEVTPNITTLSLVHNRISELWMHQLHPYISLETLDLSSNSISEIKAVAFPLMQLKYLNLSNNKISVLEPGCFDKISSSLLVLKLNRNRITLLPYKVFRLPQLLFLELKRNKIKMVDSLTFKGMDLLKSLKMQRNGITKLMDGAFFGLNNMEELELEHNNLTEVNKGWLYGLHMLHVLRVNQNAIGIIRPDAWEFCQKLEELDLSVNHLTRLEENAFIGLGLLENLNLGENAISHLGEGVFSSLANLRSLDLRNNEISWAIEDSMGVFVGMKKLNTLILQRNKIKSITKEAFESLEELEHLDLSKNGIMSIHPDSLSHMKLKVFFLNTSSLLCDCQLQWLGSWLTDNHFLQSVSAMCAHPASLLGRNVLSVSLEELVCDDFPKPRITDHPETATVLRGTNVTLSCLASSSSDSPMATAWRKDGEVLYDAEVQNYARYQEGKLFYTTVLHLLNVNFTDEGRYQCVVSNHFGSNYSNRAKLTVNELPSFLKTPLDLTIRTGTMARLECAAEGHPSPQIAWQKDGGTDFPAARERRMHVMPDDDIFFIANVKTEDMGVYSCTAQNAAGSLSANATLTVLETPSFMRPLEDRTVARGETAVLQCIAGGSPAPRLNWTKDDGPLVLTERHFFAAANQLLIIVDAGPADTGKYMCIMSNMLGTERGHIYLSVSPSPNCDTAGGYDQDGWTTVGIVVIVVVCCVVGTSLVWVIVIYHMRRKSEDYSITNTDEMNLPVDIPSYLSSQGTLSEPQEGYSNSEAGSHQQLMPPLSNGYVYKGTDGVCYGDTGSEVDTEANGMLHCRVGSLFTGQSSFHPGQPREGLAGVSTGGAGPLVICSDCYDNANIYSRTREYCPYAYLAEDDPLDKGLSGIMAHLPKEPYREQHAQHEDTALESLINNQDSSVFLTSHNLTKRLSKALSPPEQHYSTDVPSRSFWGEGEDLSTVPQPGLSQQPVTVHTTPYASSVAEGREERSVEMDPTLPQSTQDYRSASSRTKSQEHIKAPT; encoded by the exons ATGGCGGAAGGCTGGCCCATCCCCCCGGCCCTCTTCTTGTTGAGTTTGAGTGCCTGCTGGGGTCTCGATTCCTGCCCTGCGCCATGCTCTTGTCTAAGGGGATCAGACGAAATCCAAATCCTGGATTGCAATAGGAAAAGGTTGTCAGCGGCCCCCCTGGATCCACCTCATGGGATAACTCATCT CACTATGAATCACAATGATCTGACAACTGTTCCATACCTTGGAGAAGTTACCCCAAACATCACAACACTCTCATT GGTTCACAACCGGATCTCGGAGCTGTGGATGCATCAGCTGCATCCATACATCTCCTTGGAGACACTTGACCTGTCATCCAACTCCATCTCAGAGATAAAGGCTGTAGCCTTCCCACTCATGCAGCTGAAATACTT GAATTTAAGCAATAACAAGATCAGTGTCCTTGAACCTGGCTGCTTTGACAAAATCTCCAGCTCCCTGCTGGTCCTGAAGCTGAACAGGAACAGAATAACACTGCTACCATACAAAGTGTTCAGGCTTCCCCAGCTGCTCTTCCT GGAATTAAAGCGCAACAAGATCAAGATGGTGGACAGCCTGACCTTCAAAGGGATGGACTTACTGAAATCACTGAAGATGCAGCGGAATGGCATCACAAAGCTGATGGACGGTGCGTTCTTTGGGCTCAACAACATGGAGGAGCT AGAGCTGGAGCACAACAATTTGACGGAGGTCAACAAAGGCTGGCTGTATGGCCTGCACATGCTGCATGTTCTGCGGGTCAACCAGAACGCCATCGGCATCATCCGACCAGACGCCTGGGAGTTCTGCCAAAAACTGGAGGAGCT GGATCTGTCCGTCAACCACCTCACCCGGCTGGAGGAGAACGCATTCATTGGACTGGGCCTTCTGGAGAACCTGAACCTAGGAGAGAACGCCATCAGCCATCTGGGAGAGGGAGTCTTCAGCAGCCTGGCCAATCTGCGCTCACT AGACCTACGGAATAATGAGATCTCTTGGGCCATTGAGGATTCCATGGGTGTGTTTGTTGGAATGAAGAAGCTGAACACATT GATTCTACAGCGGAACAAGATCAAATCTATCACAAAGGAAGCCTTTGAGAGTCTGGAGGAACTAGAGCACTT GGACCTGAGCAAGAATGGgatcatgtccatccaccctgaTTCATTATCTCACATGAAGCTAAAAGTGTT TTTCCTGAATACTAGCAGCCTGCTGTGTGACTGCCAACTGCAGTGGCTGGGCTCGTGGTTGACTGACAACCACTTCCTGCAGTCTGTCTCAGCTATGTGTGCTCACCCTGCCAGCCTGCTGGGCCGTAACgtcctgtctgtcagcctggaGGAGCTGGTCTGTG ACGACTTCCCAAAGCCCCGGATCACTGATCACCCTGAGACCGCCACCGTCCTGCGTGGAACCAATGTAACTCTGAGCTGCCTGGCGTCCAGCAGCAGTGACTCCCCCATGGCCACGGCCTGGAGGAAGGACGGGGAGGTGCTGTACGATGCAGAGGTGCAGAACTACGCCCGCTACCAGGAGGGAAAGCTGTTCTACACCACCGTGCTGCATCTCCTCAACGTCAACTTCACAGATGAGGGACGCTACCAGTGTGTTGTCTCTAACCACTTTGGCTCTAACTACTCCAACAGGGCCAAGCTCACCGTCAATG AGCTGCCATCCTTTCTGAAGACTCCATTGGACCTGACCATCCGCACAGGCACCATGGCCAGGCTGGAGTGTGCTGCTGAGGGTCACCCGTCACCCCAGATCGCCTGGCAGAAAGACGGGGGCACGGACTTCCCTGCTGCCCGGGAGAGAAGGATGCACGTCATGCCAGACGATGACATCTTCTTCATTGCCAATGTAAAGACGGAGGACATGGGGGTGTACAGCTGCACAGCCCAGAATGCTGCAGGGAGCCTGTCTGCCAACGCTACACTCACTGTGCTAG AAACTCCGTCCTTTATGCGTCCCctggaggacaggacagtagCACGTGGGGAGACGGCAGTGCTCCAGTGTATCGCAGGCGGAAGCCCAGCGCCCCGCCTCAACTGGACCAAGGACGACGGGCCCCTGGTCCTCACTGAGCGCCACTTCTTCGCCGCCGCCAACCAGCTCCTCATCATCGTGGACGCGGGGCCGGCAGACACCGGGAAGTACATGTGCATCATGTCCAACATGCTGGGCACGGAGCGCGGCCACATCTACCTCAGCGTGTCGCCCTCGCCCAACTGTGACACGGCGGGCGGCTACGACCAGGACGGCTGGACCACGGTGGGCATCGTGGTGATCGTGGTGGTCTGCTGCGTGGTGGGCACCTCGCTGGTCTGGGTCATCGTCATCTACCACATGCGACGGAAGAGCGAGGACTACAGCATCACCAACACAGATGAGATGAACCTGCCGGTAGACATCCCCAGCTACCTGTCCTCTCAGGGCACACTGTCTGAGCCTCAGGAGGGATACAGCAACTCTGAAGCAGGGAGCCACCAGCAGCTCATGCCACCACTGTCCAACGGCTACGTCTACAAGGGAACTGACG GTGTGTGCTACGGTGACACAGGCAGCGAGGTGGACACCGAGGCCAACGGGATGCTGCACTGCCGTGTGGGCTCTCTGTTCACGGGACAAAGCAGCTTCCATCCTGGGCAGCCCCGCGAGGGACTGGCTGGGGTGTCGACAG GTGGTGCAGGGCCGCTGGTCATCTGCTCGGACTGCTACGACAACGCTAACATCTACTCTCGGACCCGGGAGTACTGCCCCTACGCCTACCTGGCCGAGGACGACCCCCTGGACAAGGGTCTCTCTGGCATCATGGCCCACCTCCCAAAGGAGCCCTACAGGGAGCAGCACGCCCAGCATGAGGACACAGCCCTGGAGAGCCTCATCAACAACCAGGACTCCTCAGTCTTCCTCACCAGCCACAACCTCACTAAGAGGCTGAGCAAAGCCCTCAGCCCCCCAGAACAACACTACAGCACCG ATGTTCCCTCCAGGTCGTTTTGGGGCGAAGGGGAGGACTTGTCTACAGTGCCCCAACCAGGTCTGTCACAGCAGCCAGTGACTGTGCACACGACTCCCTATGCATCTTCAGTTGCTGAGGGacgggaggagaggagtgtggagaTGGATCCCACCCTTCCCCAGAGCACACAGGACTACAGAAGTGCCTCTTCTAGGACTAAGTCTCAGGAGCACATCAAGGCCCCCACATAA